One Thermogemmatispora onikobensis genomic window carries:
- a CDS encoding NAD(P)/FAD-dependent oxidoreductase has product MATHDKRYVIIGNGIAGTTAADTLRKLDPNCSIQLITNEPYPLYNRVSLPRFLQGVLPEQKVMIRDFAWHEQRRISLLTETLVTEVNTDERVVVTERGQHFPYDALLIASGGWAKPLQVPGAAGTKHIYNFVTLDDTKTIIARILESRTALAYGGSFISYELCDGFAMRKLETTWLMRGPYWLRSCLDPEGGEIVDAIAGRFGVTVIHGDEISEVVARDGVPAYVKTRQGREIQADIIGVGLGITLNTAFLKGTPVEVRSGVVVNEYLETNVPHVYAAGDVAEFYDPTIGRHHTMGTWDNALAHGRIAAINMAGGREPYVDVPTYTSPLFDVNIAVIGTAESNNPELESVSLREPGEKGHENYRKLFLRENKLVGALMIGSPKGRKKLVELIKNQQVLASPSEREAVLTLK; this is encoded by the coding sequence TTGGCAACGCACGACAAACGGTACGTTATCATTGGGAACGGGATCGCCGGCACTACCGCCGCCGATACCTTACGCAAGCTTGATCCAAACTGCAGCATCCAACTGATTACGAACGAGCCTTACCCTCTCTATAACCGTGTTTCATTGCCGCGTTTCCTGCAAGGGGTGCTGCCCGAGCAAAAGGTAATGATTCGTGACTTTGCCTGGCATGAGCAGCGCCGAATCTCTCTGCTGACCGAGACGCTCGTAACTGAGGTCAACACGGACGAGCGCGTTGTTGTCACCGAGCGCGGGCAACATTTCCCCTATGATGCGCTTCTGATTGCCAGTGGGGGCTGGGCCAAGCCGCTGCAGGTGCCGGGGGCAGCCGGCACGAAGCACATCTACAACTTTGTCACCCTGGATGACACGAAGACTATTATAGCGCGCATCCTCGAATCGCGCACGGCCCTGGCCTACGGGGGCAGCTTCATCTCCTATGAGCTGTGCGATGGCTTTGCCATGCGCAAGCTAGAGACCACCTGGCTTATGCGTGGTCCATACTGGCTGCGCAGCTGCCTTGATCCCGAGGGGGGCGAGATCGTCGACGCCATTGCCGGGCGTTTTGGGGTCACTGTCATCCACGGCGACGAAATTAGCGAGGTTGTTGCGCGCGACGGTGTACCGGCTTACGTCAAGACCAGACAGGGGCGTGAGATCCAGGCGGACATTATCGGCGTAGGGCTTGGGATTACGCTCAACACTGCTTTCCTTAAAGGCACGCCCGTTGAGGTCCGCTCTGGCGTAGTAGTGAACGAATATCTTGAGACGAATGTGCCGCATGTTTATGCTGCCGGCGACGTTGCCGAGTTTTATGATCCGACGATTGGCCGTCACCATACGATGGGGACCTGGGATAATGCTTTGGCGCATGGGCGCATTGCTGCGATCAACATGGCTGGAGGTCGTGAGCCATACGTCGATGTGCCCACTTACACAAGTCCGCTCTTTGATGTTAACATCGCCGTCATTGGCACTGCCGAGTCCAACAATCCAGAGCTGGAAAGCGTCTCTCTGCGCGAGCCTGGTGAAAAGGGCCATGAGAACTACCGCAAACTATTCCTGCGTGAAAACAAGCTGGTTGGCGCGCTCATGATCGGCAGCCCCAAAGGACGCAAAAAGCTTGTCGAGCTGATCAAGAACCAGCAGGTGCTGGCCAGTCCCTCCGAGCGAGAGGCCGTTTTGACCCTGAAATAG